In Hemitrygon akajei chromosome 9, sHemAka1.3, whole genome shotgun sequence, the following are encoded in one genomic region:
- the fam83b gene encoding protein FAM83B gives MLTSINMNLSSHISSLGDQFKSTEYIEPHYKEWYRLAIDKLVDEGIPGYEEFLAKEGQGQFLAEEELYFIKENVRKLPPISINTFEDTTDGSSSGTYWPVQSDTEAPDLDLGWPYVIKGLETKTNIDLYFHPPREDSPTIKEIVRKLIRSAHQVIAIVMDVFTDVDIFREVLDAAARGVPIYIVLDDSNFKHFTTMCENQGVHLQRFMKIRIRTVKGLDYLCKSGCKFHGKMMEKFLLVDCKTVVYGTYSFMWSYEKINLSMVQVISGQLVESYDEEFRTIYARSDIPDVFSVESSRLLPDGRKPLILQNGINRDFYHHSVMSVASSTSQQQNFDRMNPTRHTLDTLYKKFYSGRNVQQNEWDNMSNKSNSRTLYGKPLITNNMDTTNRVSRFQACEKDYWKRHSYAGEQQETSPYLLLNRSKNTRPLFQRSSHNLLEESESVTSSIRGDAKPYSHEKMVDQWNLGRMTPKFERSIVTRNTYHGPKTLNLPTNHKLPTLESMKKAGLRNWRIESYLRDPTASQTSSIVDPYEPITPSTIDRGENSIGHTVQGNPNLLHSRLRSSLVYRTPLVGEEETGSHNSGSTSSTIGPDSGSTTPRRLSTNRSVHSLIYTEEKSSSLNVPSEVGLEQRPMAQRSFKRDTELSQISNLHRQHSFRERFRTQLNEQSSMPKLSINSSVSRTLSIPALSHMQGNETLGNQTLDQQSTFIRKSSEKIKSLLNITSERKDSGLRSRGSDASYHMSGRGDILISEDAHQKHTEFSWNERRVQMTGVTSNSTNSPQVSRSNRNVQPNSEVHLPGKDSFPGKHLGDASTPRFSTEELHISENSGPSVYYSSHRKDTRPEESQAKVTTKAQCNPNERRVYSRFEKLYTTQNNNSTREETVLNPVLKHPPSGNQNTSVGNSFQHSSRPFMVHGNRMHQRPSHNENKFEKLMQRFVGTFRHKK, from the exons ATGTTAACATCCATCAACATGAATTTATCTTCCCACATCTCTTCCCTGGGTGATCAATTCAAATCCACTGAGTATATTGAACCCCATTATAAGGAATGGTATCGGTTGGCTATTGATAAGTTAGTGGACGAAGGTATCCCTGGCTATGAAGAATTTCTCGCCAAGGAAGGGCAAGGCCAGTTCCTGGCGGAGGAGGAACTTTATTTTATCAAGGAAAATGTTAGAAAACTGCCTCCGATAAGTATCAATACTTTTGAAGACACCACAGATGGCTCTTCCTCTGGCACCTACTGGCCGGTCCAGTCTGATACAGAAGCTCCAGACCTAGACCTGGGGTGGCCTTACGTTATAAAGGGATTGGAGACCAAAACCAATATTGATTTGTATTTTCATCCGCCAAGAGAGGACTCTCCAACAATAAAGGAGATAGTGAGGAAACTCATCAGGAGTGCACACCAG GTCATTGCTATCGTTATGGATGTGTTCACTGACGTAGACATCTTCAGGGAAGTGCTGGATGCTGCCGCCAGGGGGGTTCCCATCTACATTGTTCTTGATGACTCCAACTTCAAACACTTTACCACCATGTGTGAGAACCAGGGTGTTCACCTCCAGAGGTTCATG AAAATCAGGATTCGAACAGTCAAGGGCTTAGATTATCTTTGCAAGTCAGGATGTAAGTTCCATGGAAAGATGATGGAAAAATTCCTTCTGGTGGATTGTAAAACAGTGGTATATGGAACATACAG CTTCATGTGGTCCTATGAAAAGATAAATCTCAGTATGGTGCAAGTGATCTCCGGGCAACTCGTGGAATCATACGATGAGGAGTTTCGGACAATCTACGCCCGTTCAGACATCCCTGACGTGTTTTCAGTAGAAAGTTCAAGACTACTGCCAGACGGAAGGAAGCCATTAATCTTGCAGAATGGTATTAACCGTGACTTTTATCACCATTCAGTGATGTCGGTTGCTTCATCTACCAGCCAACAGCAGAATTTCGATAGAATGAACCCCACGAGGCACACCCTTGACACCTTGTACAAAAAGTTTTACAGTGGGCGCAACGTACAACAGAACGAGTGGGATAATATGAGCAACAAATCAAACAGTCGGACATTGTATGGCAAGCCTCTCATTACAAACAATATGGACACAACAAATAGAGTTAGTCGTTTCCAGGCCTGTGAGAAAGATTACTGGAAGAGGCATAGCTATGCTGGCGAGCAGCAAGAAACATCACCATATCTTTTGCTGAATCGATCAAAAAACACCAGACCCTTATTTCAACGAAGCAGTCATAATTTACTGGAGGAAAGTGAGAGTGTTACCTCTTCGATCCGAGGTGATGCTAAGCCCTATTCCCATGAGAAGATGGTTGACCAGTGGAATCTAGGCAGAATGACGCCAAAATTTGAAAGAAGCATAGTCACGCGGAACACTTACCACGGCCCTAAGACGCTGAACTTGCCCACCAACCACAAGCTGCCCACTCTGGAGAGTATGAAGAAGGCGGGGCTGCGGAACTGGAGGATTGAAAGTTACCTGAGGGATCCCACGGCATCTCAAACAAGCTCGATCGTTGATCCATATGAACCCATTACACCCAGCACTATCGACAGGGGGGAGAACTCCATTGGTCACACCGTGCAGGGAAATCCGAACCTGTTACATTCCAGGCTGCGTTCTTCACTAGTCTACAGAACTCCTTTAGTAGGAGAGGAGGAAACAGGCAGCCATAACTCAGGATCAACAAGTTCAACCATCGGTCCAGATTCAGGGTCAACAACTCCTCGAAGGCTTTCAACAAACAGAAGTGTACATTCTTTGATTTACACAGAGGAGAAGAGCTCATCGTTGAACGTTCCATCTGAGGTAGGATTGGAACAGCGACCTATGGCTCAAAGGTCTTTCAAAAGGGACACTGAATTGAGTCAGATTTCTAACCTCCACCGTCAACATAGTTTCAGAGAGAGATTCCGAACACAATTGAATGAACAAAGTTCAATGCCCAAGCTGAGCATTAATTCCTCTGTTAGCCGGACACTATCAATCCCAGCTCTAAGTCACATGCAAGGGAATGAAACTTTAGGCAACCAAACCCTCGATCAGCAATCAACGTTTATCCGGAAAAGCTCAGAGaaaatcaaatctctcctcaacaTCACCTCTGAGAGAAAAGATAGCGGGCTGAGAAGCAGAGGATCTGATGCATCTTACCACATGAGTGGCCGTGGTGATATATTGATCTCAGAAGATGCTCATCAGAAGCATACAGAATTTTCCTGGAATGAGCGAAGGGTTCAGATGACAGGTGTAACTTCAAATTCCACAAACAGTCCACAAGTTTCCCGATCCAACAGGAATGTACAGCCAAATTCAGAGGTCCACTTGCCTGGGAAAGATTCTTTCCCAGGCAAGCACTTGGGAGATGCATCCACTCCACGATTTTCCACAGAAGAGTTGCACATAAGTGAAAATTCGGGTCCCTCTGTGTACTATTCTTCTCACAGGAAGGACACCAGACCTGAGGAATCCCAAGCCAAGGTCACTACAAAAGCACAGTGCAATCCCAATGAGCGGAGAGTGTACAGTCGATTTGAAAAGCTGTACACAACACAGAATAACAATTCGACGCGGGAAGAAACAGTTTTGAATCCAGTGCTAAAACATCCTCCAAGTGGCAACCAAAATACCTCAGTTGGTAATAGCTTTCAGCATAGTTCTAGACCATTCATGGTTCACGGAAACCGCATGCACCAAAGACCTTCCCATAATGAGAACAAGTTTGAGAAGCTCATGCAGAGGTTTGTGGGGACATTCCGGCATAAGAAATAA